Proteins from one Bacillota bacterium genomic window:
- a CDS encoding BON domain-containing protein, protein MHEQALIREEIEQAISQEPRISGRIDVEVHGRDVRLTGVVETLEQRELAEEIARSFGPVRIDNDIVIESTKVIEDEDVLAAARRAIAKNPDLAHDIGVDRVVDGIVYLKGHSPSLARIEEAVETVAEAAGVKDVVSEVKMMPGVSLTDDEIADEVAQALMANHSIHAEFLGVQAKHGIVTLSGAVANPRQKIIATSIAKQMPGVVEVINNLEVGEQPTSLDQAIENEVIKALELSDINMAGVRVNVLDGVVYLDGKVDTYKQKDRAEFLARNVKGVRMVQNDLVIGFHIEPKAG, encoded by the coding sequence ATGCATGAGCAGGCGCTTATAAGAGAAGAAATCGAGCAGGCAATATCGCAGGAGCCACGAATCTCCGGCAGGATTGATGTCGAGGTTCATGGGAGAGACGTTAGGCTGACCGGCGTTGTTGAGACACTGGAGCAAAGAGAGCTTGCCGAAGAAATTGCAAGAAGCTTTGGGCCCGTAAGAATCGATAACGATATCGTAATAGAATCTACTAAAGTCATTGAGGATGAGGATGTTCTGGCTGCAGCACGGCGAGCTATCGCAAAAAATCCTGACCTAGCCCACGATATCGGCGTGGATCGTGTCGTCGATGGCATCGTCTACCTGAAAGGACATAGCCCAAGCCTTGCCAGGATTGAGGAAGCGGTAGAAACGGTAGCCGAAGCAGCTGGAGTAAAAGACGTCGTATCTGAAGTAAAAATGATGCCCGGAGTAAGCTTAACAGATGACGAGATTGCTGACGAGGTAGCGCAAGCCCTTATGGCTAACCACTCAATTCATGCGGAGTTCCTCGGTGTGCAGGCAAAGCATGGCATAGTCACGCTAAGCGGCGCCGTAGCTAATCCTAGACAAAAGATAATTGCGACAAGTATCGCAAAACAGATGCCCGGTGTCGTTGAGGTTATAAACAACTTAGAGGTTGGCGAGCAGCCAACAAGCCTGGACCAGGCAATTGAGAACGAAGTGATAAAAGCTCTCGAGTTAAGCGATATAAATATGGCTGGTGTACGTGTAAATGTACTTGACGGCGTAGTATATTTAGATGGCAAAGTCGATACTTATAAACAGAAAGACCGTGCTGAGTTTCTTGCAAGAAACGTAAAGGGTGTGCGTATGGTACAAAACGACCTAGTGATTGGATTTCATATAGAGCCTAAAGCTGGCTAA
- a CDS encoding gamma-glutamyl-gamma-aminobutyrate hydrolase family protein (Members of this family of hydrolases with an active site Cys residue belong to MEROPS family C26.) produces the protein MKKVLLILENDDVPEEQNLSLVTQKLIGDKIDCVVFDPIGGFRRKVPSATVGIIVGGGLPSVNDPKAWIEDEAALILQEASKGIPILGICFGHQLISKAFGACVLRRERRVGFAEIIRIKDNPIFDGLPPKWRSAVYHHDRVEEVPDGFELIATSNYCTVQALAHKNLPIWSVQFHPEINYGINNYFADPVSEWDDKASFEPEPNKRLIDNFVEICLRSG, from the coding sequence GTGAAAAAAGTATTGCTCATCCTAGAAAATGATGATGTGCCCGAAGAGCAAAACCTGTCGCTGGTTACGCAAAAGTTAATTGGGGACAAAATCGATTGTGTTGTATTCGATCCAATAGGCGGTTTTAGAAGAAAAGTGCCTTCTGCAACCGTTGGCATCATCGTTGGCGGAGGTCTGCCTTCAGTAAACGATCCTAAGGCATGGATTGAAGATGAGGCTGCCCTTATCTTACAGGAGGCTTCAAAGGGTATTCCGATTCTTGGAATATGTTTCGGGCACCAGCTCATCTCTAAAGCTTTTGGCGCTTGCGTGCTAAGGCGTGAGCGAAGGGTAGGCTTTGCAGAAATCATAAGGATAAAAGACAACCCTATATTTGATGGCCTTCCGCCCAAATGGAGGTCTGCGGTTTATCACCACGACCGCGTGGAGGAAGTTCCCGATGGATTTGAGCTCATTGCAACATCTAACTATTGTACCGTCCAAGCGCTTGCGCATAAAAACCTTCCAATCTGGTCGGTTCAGTTTCATCCAGAGATAAATTATGGAATAAATAATTACTTTGCTGATCCAGTCAGCGAGTGGGATGATAAGGCTTCCTTTGAGCCAGAGCCAAATAAACGACTGATTGATAATTTTGTGGAAATATGCTTGAGAAGCGGGTAA
- a CDS encoding diguanylate cyclase, producing the protein MQDIKRDGNTTLMLGGVAETFRDQIWAIVEKWMQRLALEEGENSWRLIPETQLVDNLPTLLRGVSKVIGDPARIADFEPEGVIYQEAARFGANRRDSNYKLSDLLRELEILREIVWEFCRKSVMPLEFFDLEGRINRPFDKMVSTIIDSYVNAYTAELKYIARRDKLSNFLNYESFKEEINREFARSRRYRHPFSLIMLDIDDYRDYCQSFGNEAGEELLQEISATIMRIIRTVDIPSKYGYDEFAIILPETSKKQARKVAERIRRAVKLEMRHSAEVRRYLKTPVTVSIGISSYPKDAETVDEIISLADETLYAAKKAGKDIVVWK; encoded by the coding sequence TTGCAAGATATTAAGCGGGATGGAAACACAACACTGATGTTAGGCGGAGTTGCTGAAACATTTCGAGACCAGATATGGGCAATAGTAGAAAAGTGGATGCAGAGGTTAGCTTTAGAAGAGGGTGAAAACAGCTGGAGACTCATACCTGAAACGCAGTTAGTGGACAACTTACCAACATTGTTAAGAGGTGTCTCAAAAGTTATCGGTGATCCGGCGCGCATTGCCGATTTCGAACCTGAAGGGGTTATTTACCAAGAAGCCGCAAGGTTTGGCGCAAATCGAAGGGACAGCAATTATAAACTATCCGACCTGCTTCGGGAACTCGAAATACTGCGCGAAATAGTCTGGGAATTCTGCAGAAAAAGTGTCATGCCACTAGAGTTTTTCGACCTTGAGGGCAGAATAAACCGCCCTTTCGATAAGATGGTCTCGACAATAATCGATAGCTACGTTAATGCCTATACCGCAGAACTTAAGTACATTGCACGCAGGGATAAACTGAGCAATTTTCTAAACTACGAGTCGTTTAAAGAAGAAATAAACCGTGAGTTTGCAAGGTCCAGAAGATATCGGCACCCGTTTTCGCTCATCATGCTTGACATCGACGACTATAGAGATTACTGCCAGAGTTTTGGCAACGAAGCCGGAGAAGAGCTTTTGCAGGAGATCTCAGCAACAATAATGCGAATCATAAGAACCGTCGACATACCATCTAAATACGGCTACGACGAGTTTGCAATAATATTGCCTGAGACGTCTAAGAAGCAGGCACGAAAAGTTGCTGAGCGAATAAGGCGTGCCGTTAAACTTGAGATGCGACATTCCGCCGAAGTGCGTCGCTACCTAAAAACACCGGTTACTGTAAGTATAGGTATATCTAGCTATCCAAAAGATGCAGAAACAGTTGATGAGATAATAAGTCTTGCCGACGAGACACTTTACGCTGCCAAAAAAGCGGGCAAGGATATAGTTGTGTGGAAATAA
- a CDS encoding GNAT family N-acetyltransferase, protein MLQIEVVTNLEDFKALRDSWNKLALEANLSVFQTWEWSWNWWKANSKGKKLCLLVIRDGDKIAGIAPFYISSTYYGFPLKVVAFIGTNGTDYLDFIVNGNPDVSVALADFLLNSLKWDAIDLHQLPAGSPTIDVLSSRVLAAKLPYTQVCQDNCYNVTLPDNWDEYLAGLSKKFRWNVQYYTRRIARDYAVSYRLSSGKDVERDMELFFKLHQKRFINKKKPGAYLSPKFRKFHTDLATELEKQGWLRLYIMEIDGRAIAAIYGFAFGDSFYYYLGGFEPDWGNVSVSTVLIGRAIEDSIAEGLHNFNFLRGDEPYKLKWRAQESPNLRFTISRSGIKSGLVQKMFTLENDLTKRVKEKLG, encoded by the coding sequence GAATGGTCGTGGAATTGGTGGAAGGCAAATAGTAAGGGTAAAAAACTATGCCTTCTCGTTATACGAGACGGCGATAAAATAGCCGGCATCGCGCCGTTTTATATATCCTCTACCTATTACGGGTTTCCGTTAAAAGTGGTCGCATTTATCGGAACTAATGGGACCGATTATTTAGATTTTATTGTTAACGGAAACCCCGATGTTTCAGTCGCTTTGGCCGATTTTTTACTTAACTCCCTAAAATGGGATGCTATTGACCTTCATCAACTTCCTGCAGGAAGCCCTACTATTGATGTGCTTAGCTCAAGGGTTTTGGCTGCAAAGTTACCATATACACAGGTTTGCCAGGACAATTGTTACAACGTAACCTTACCAGATAACTGGGATGAATATCTGGCAGGCTTGAGTAAGAAGTTTCGCTGGAATGTTCAGTATTACACCCGGCGAATTGCTCGTGACTACGCCGTATCTTACAGGCTGAGCTCAGGCAAAGATGTGGAAAGGGACATGGAGCTTTTCTTTAAGCTCCACCAGAAGCGATTTATAAACAAGAAGAAGCCGGGCGCTTACCTTAGCCCAAAGTTCCGTAAGTTTCATACCGATTTGGCTACCGAGCTGGAGAAACAAGGTTGGCTACGTCTGTATATTATGGAGATAGACGGCAGAGCGATAGCGGCGATTTATGGCTTTGCCTTTGGCGATTCCTTTTATTACTACCTGGGTGGCTTTGAACCAGACTGGGGCAATGTCAGTGTTTCTACGGTTTTAATTGGGCGAGCCATAGAAGACTCAATTGCTGAGGGCTTGCATAACTTTAATTTTCTGAGAGGTGACGAGCCTTATAAGCTAAAGTGGCGGGCTCAAGAATCGCCAAACCTAAGGTTTACCATCAGCCGTTCGGGGATAAAATCCGGATTGGTACAGAAGATGTTCACACTTGAGAACGACTTGACTAAACGCGTGAAGGAAAAACTAGGGTAA